In the genome of Coraliomargarita algicola, one region contains:
- a CDS encoding HPr family phosphocarrier protein, whose translation MKETEVIVQWEAGLHLRPAAKLVQLGKDAKSTIQIKSGNKVANIKNIMSILMLCASMGTTLTIEANGEDEQEVTRNIEQLFMDLDV comes from the coding sequence ATGAAAGAGACCGAGGTGATCGTTCAATGGGAAGCAGGCCTACATCTACGTCCAGCAGCAAAATTGGTGCAGCTGGGCAAAGACGCCAAATCCACGATTCAAATTAAGTCCGGCAACAAAGTGGCCAACATCAAGAACATCATGTCGATTCTAATGCTCTGCGCGAGCATGGGCACGACGCTGACCATCGAAGCGAACGGAGAAGACGAGCAAGAAGTCACCCGAAACATTGAGCAACTTTTCATGGATTTAGACGTGTAG
- a CDS encoding twin-arginine translocase TatA/TatE family subunit, whose product MNTLAFLENINGPEMIMIFLVVLLLFGAERLPGLFKSLGQSVREFKRATQGIEEDIRTAMDVESTSVSARPAEKAVAQAAPQATSVPEVPQVQSDSAAQSSESGEIKKAASETSPE is encoded by the coding sequence ATGAACACACTTGCATTTTTAGAGAATATCAATGGTCCGGAAATGATTATGATCTTTCTCGTTGTTTTGCTTCTTTTTGGAGCGGAGCGCTTGCCAGGGCTATTTAAGTCGTTGGGGCAATCGGTGCGCGAGTTTAAGCGGGCGACTCAGGGCATTGAAGAAGACATTCGTACTGCGATGGACGTTGAGTCTACCTCGGTGTCAGCTCGCCCCGCAGAGAAAGCAGTTGCGCAGGCAGCGCCTCAGGCGACTTCAGTTCCGGAGGTGCCGCAGGTACAGTCGGATTCTGCTGCACAAAGCTCCGAATCTGGCGAGATTAAGAAAGCGGCTTCTGAAACGTCACCGGAGTGA